The Stieleria maiorica genome includes the window CGTTTTCGACCACCATTTCCATCATGAACGGTGTGTCTTCGGTCAGCGTGGCCAACACGAGGTCTTTGTTGATGATTTCGACATCCGAATCGGTCTGGATGTCACCGGCACGAAGCTCACCCGCTTTGTCGCTTTCGACGGTGATCACCCGCGTCGCTTCGCTGTGGTTGCGGACGACCAAGCTTTTGACGTTCAGGACGATTTCGGTCACATCTTCCAGCACGCCGGGGATGTTGGTGAACTCATGCTGGGCGCCACGAATCTTGATCTGCGTGACGGCGCTGCCCATCAGGCTGCTCAGCAGGACGCGTCGCAGGCTGTTTCCGACGCTGGTTCCGAAACCGCGTTCGAAGGGCTCGGCGATGAACTTGCCGTACGTTTGGGATAGGGAATCGCGGTCAACTTCCAGGTTGCTGGGAAGTTCCATTCCACGCCAACGGATATGCATGGTTGTGATCCTGTCGCTTGGGAGTGCAAATGCGGGTGTAAAGGAGTAGACGTGAAAGCGGTCGACTAGACGCGACGCTTTTTCCGCGGCCGACATCCGTTGTGCGGAATCGGCGTGACGTCTTCGATCAGCTTGACCTTCAATCCGGCTGCTTGCAGCGCGGTGATGGCACTTTCACGTCCCGATCCGGGGCCTTTGACACGCACTTCGACGTCCCGCATGCCGAACTTGGCCGCTTTTTCGGCGGCTTGTTGGGCGGCGCACTGACCGGCAAAGGGGGTGCTTTTGCGGCTGCCTTTGAACCCGCTGGTTCCGGCACTGGCCCAGCACAGCGTGTCGCCTTTGACGTCGGTGATCGTCACCGTCGTGTTGTTGAACGTCGCGTGAACATGGGCGATGCCGTTGGTCACGTTACGCCGTACTCGCTTTTTCTTGTTGCTCTTTGCCACTGCAAAGTCCTAAAAACTACAAACGGTTGATGGTTGAACTGGGGCCGAAGGGCAGCGGCGCGGCGGGCGCCGAAGCTGTCTCGGACCGAACGAAAATCTGTCTTGGGAAACGCATCGGAGAAGCCGGCCCACGATCATGCCGCGGCCGAGTCCGTCCGCGCGATTAGCGAAGATCCTTGACGCCCTTCTTTCCGGCGACGGTCTTCTTGGGGCCTTTTCGGGTGCGGGAATTCGTCTTGGTCCGCTGTCCACGAACCGGCAATCCCATGCGGTGACGCATGCCGCGGTACGACTTGATCTCACGCAGCCGGCTGATGTTCTGGGTCGTTTGACGACGCAGCGGTCCTTCGACCGTGTAATCACGTTCCAGCAGTGCTGCGATTTGACCCAGTTCGTCTTCCCCGAGATCGCTGGCGGGGCGCGTCGGTTCCACGCCCAGCTTCTCGCACGCTTCGCGGGCCGTGTGAAGGCCGACGCCGTAGAGATAGGTCAACGAATACTGGATCTGTTTGTCGTTCGGGATGTCGACGCCCAACAAACGGGGCATGGCGATGCTCCTGCAAAATCATCGTGCTAAAACTATGAAGACACAGCACATCTGCGGTGGGAGGCGCCCCGCAAAGGGACCGCGACCACAGAAAGTCAGAAAAAGTGCTGGCCAAGAATCCCGGACTATAGCGAATGGTCCCCTTTTTGCTCAATGGCCACTTTCTCGCCTTTTCAGGAATTTTCGTTTCCCCGTTTCCGGACCAGCCGAAAAAACTCCGTCGGGACCACATCGCGGGGCCCCGCAGGCACGCGAAACTGCTCCACGGTGTGGAAATCCGACAGATCCAGCTCCAGTCGGGTGTCGCCGCGGACCCCGGAAAGGACGCGTGTTAAGTAGACCTGGTCGCAACGATCGATCAGTTGACGGTAGATTTCCGCCCCGCCGACCACGTAGATCGCTGCGTCACCGCCCTGCTGCAGAGCCGCTTCGGGTGACGGCGCCAATTCAACGCCTTCGTAGTCGAGTCCCCGTTGCCGCGAGACGACGATCGTCCGCCGCCCGGGAAGCGCACGCCCGATCGAATCAAAGGTCTTGCGGCCCATCACCAGCACGCCCCCCATGGTCATCTTCTTGAACCGCTGCAGGTCCTCGCGGAGCCGCCACGGCATGGTGCCGTCCAATCCGATCACCCCGCTAGGGGTCATCGCGACGACGGCGGTGACGGGAGGGGAACTAGCGCTGCGCTCCAATTCGATGTCCGTCCTGATGGGTGGTTCGCGCAAAGGGGGCACTTTATCGGTTGACGATGCGATTCGGAGTGTCGCCGTGTTCTCCGATACTCGGCGTGCTCGAAACAGCGAGGCTTTAGCCCGCGCCGACCTCGGAAAGGATGCCGACTGTCAGACCGCAACGGGGGCCTTGATGTGCGGGTGGGGCTCGTAACGGACGACTTCGAAGTCGTCGTAGACGAATTGATCGATCGACTCGGGCGTACGGCGGATCAACAACTCCGGCAACGGCTTCGGTTCCCGCGTCAGTTGCTCCCGGGCTTGCTCGAAATGATTCTGGTACAAGTGCACGTCGCCGAAGGTGTGCACGAACGTGCCCGGCTTGAGCCCCGTGACGTTGGCCATCATCATCGTCAACAGTGCATAGCTGGCGATGTTGAAGGGCACCCCCAGAAAGACATCGGCGCTGCGTTGATACAGCTGGCACGAAAGCCGTTCGTCGCTGACATAGAACTGAAACAGCGTGTGACAGGGCGGCAACGCCATCGCACCGACCTCGCTGACGTTCCAGGCCGACACGATCAGCCGGCGCGAAAGCGGGTTGGTGCGGATTTCGTTTTCGACCCAGGCGATCTGGTCGATCGTCTCCCCATCGGGGGTCGGCCAGGAACGCCATTGGTGCCCATAAACCGGGCCCAAGTCGCCATTCTCGTCGGCCCACTCGTCCCAGATCCTGACCCCGTTCTGATTCAACCAGGCGATGTTGGTGTCACCGCGCAGAAACCAAAGCAGCTCGATGATGATCGAACGGATGTGCAGTTTCTTGGTCGTCAGCAACGGGAATCCGTCGGACAAATCGAATCGCAGCTGACGGCCGAACAGGCTTCGTGTGCCGACGCCGGTCCGGTCGCCGCGATCGGAGCCGGATTCCAGGATGTCTTCGAGCAGGCGGAGGTATTGAAGCATTTCGCTTTAGACCGACGCGTCGATCGCTTCCTGGAGGGCGGCTTTGGTGGTGTTGCCACCGCGGAAGCTGTGCTCGACTTCGCCGTTTTTGAACAACAGCAACGTCGGAATACCGGTGATCCCGAACTTCTGGGCGACGCTAGGCGCGTCGTCGATGTTCAGTTTGCCGATCTTGGCGTTGCTGTTCTCCTCGGCCAATTGATCGATCATCGGAGCGATCGCACGGCAGGGGCCGCACCAAGGTGCCCAAAAATCGACGAGCACCGCGCCATCGGCTTGCAGGACTTCGGCGTCAAAGTTGTCATCAGTAAATTCTTTCACGGCATCTGAAGCCATGGTTCTGGTCCTCAAGAAAACGACAGGGAAAAGTGGAGGCCGGCGACAGCACGCCGATACTCGAGTGCGAATTGTAGGACGCTGCCGGTGGTCGGCCAAGTTAGCCGGAGCGAGAATTTCACCCCGCGCGGTCGTCGATGGCAAGGCAAACCGCGTCGGCAAGCTCTCCGAGAAGCATGGCGGTCGCGCCCCAGACGACACGTCGACGCCCCAGGAAATCGCTAAACTCGATCGCCGGGTGTCCAAATCTGTACTGGAATACCTCGCCGGTCCCCTGTTTCTTACCGATGCGGTCCCGTTTTTCCGTGATGATCTTGCAGGGCGGGCAGGACGAAGCCACCGCGCCGCCCCCGAGTTGCACCACACTCTCCAGGGGCATCTCAATCACCTCGTCGACCTCCACCGGATCGGGATTCCAATCGCCGATCGGGCCTCCGGCGGTCAAAACGAGTGTCTCGACCAGATTGTCGCTGGCGAACACGTAGATCGGTTTCAAGCGCCCGACGACTTGAATCACCTGGGGCGACACCCCCAGCTCTTCCCGGTATTCCCGCAAGGCGGCCTCAAGCGGCGACTCGCCGGGTTCGATCTGACCGCCCGGCAAACAGATCTGTCCGCCGTGATGCGACAGTGCCTTGGGGCGGCGCGTCAGCGTCAAGCACAACCGCCCGGTCGGCCGATGGGGGTAAACGACGATCGCGACGGCCGCCCGACGGGAGTCCAAGCGGGCCGGGCCGCGGTGCCGACCGTAGGACAGCCGGGGGCTGAGTGCGGGCGCGAAACACCGGCCCGTGACGGGAATCAGTGGGCCTTGCAGCCGTGGTGGGGCCGAGCCGCCGAGCACGTGCCCGACCGCCGCACCGAAGGCTTCGATGGAGTCGAAAGCGTCAACGGATTCCGCCCCCCCTCGCTTTTCGGCTGAACTGTCGTCGGCGGACACGGCAAAAGCTCTATCCCAGGTTTTCTACACAAGAGTCTCGAGCAATCGCCGCAGCTTTCGCAATTCGACTCGGTGATCCAAGCCTTCCATCGGCGTCATGTTGACGGTCAACGCGCGATCGTACTTCTCGCGTTCCAACTGGGTGATCAGTTTTCCGTAATCGACTTCGCCCTGACCGACGCTGACCTGAAATGCATCCGGACGGGTGTCGCGAAGGTGCACGTTGCAGACGAACTTTAGGATGTTGTCCAGGCTCTTTCCCTTGGCCGAACCGGTGATGTAGACGCTCGGGTCCAGCGTGATCCCCAGCCCATCGACGTTGTTGCACAGCACCATCAAGGTATCAGGATCCTCGCTCAAGCACCCCAACTGGCTCTTCACGCTGACTCGAACGCCTTCCGCTTCGCCGATCTCGACCAGTTTTTGCAGGTGTTCCACCTCCTCATTGAACGGGGTGCCCTGCTCGGCCGAGGGGACCGTGATGGTGACCACCTTGGTGGTCTTGGCCAGCCAACAGAGCTTGGCGAATTCCTGGTAATGGTCGGCGCCGGTGGAGGCCAATTGCACGCTGTAGCCGGAAATGTCCAGCCGGTGCGTGTGGCGGAGCAATTGAATGGAGCGATCCATATCCTCCAGCAGTTCGCTCGGTTTGACGTTCCCGGACTCGTGAATCGCGATCTCGACGGCGGTGAATTCCAAGTCGGAAGCCAGTTCGATCGCGCCGAGTAATTCGAGACCGGGGAAGCATTCAGTAGAAGCGGCGATCAACACGGGAGTATCCTTTCAATTCAAACGTCAAAAAATATCGGAACGCAAGACGGCGGGCGATCGAACAGCGCGCCGCCGCCACGAAGGGTTTTAGGAAAGGGTACCGAGTTTGGCGATCTGGGCAAAAGACCGGTTTTCGGCCGATGGTGATGAAACGACCGAAGGGGCTCGATTGTGCCAATCGAAACCAAAGGTTCATGCCAGCGGGAAGCGTGAGTCGCCGTGTTCTCCGAACTCGGCGGATCGGAAAAGCAACGCTTTGGCCCGCGCCGACCTCGGAGAGGACGGCGACTGTCTAGCCCAATCGAAGCAGATGCGGAAAACCACTTGCTGACGCTGCGTGCTGGCATTGGGTGCTGGCATTGGGTGCTGCTAGGCTTTCCGCCCCCCATCCAATCACTCACTCAACCATGCGACCACCTCCGCGGCCAATTGCTCGGGGGATTTCTGGTCGGTCTCCAAAACAAAATCGGCCGATTGGCGATACAGCGGTTCGCGGCGTGCAAGCAATTCACGAATCTCTTCGACCGCCGACAAGTCCGTCAACGCGGGGCGGCGCTGGCCGGTGGTCTGGTCGGTGGACAGACGATCGGCGATCACGTCCGCGCCGGCGGTCAACCAAATGCAAACCCCGGTCTGGCGAATCACTTGCCGATTCTGATCACGCAGAATCGCCCCCCCGCCGAGCGAGATCACGCGTCCTCGGGCCTGATCGGCGGCGACCTGGCCCAGGCAGCGTGATTCCCAATTGCGAAACAGCTCCTCTCCGCCTTCGGCAAAAATCTCGCGGATCGATTTCCCCGCGGCTTGCTCGATCACGTCATCCAAATCGACGCACTCGGTGGCCAGTTGGGCGGAAATCAGTTTTCCGACGGTGGTTTTTCCCGTGCCCCGGTAACCGGTCAAGTAAATTCGATCCGTATTCATTGCGATAGGAGTTTTGATTTCAAGTGCCGGACCGATCAAATATCGAAACGCCCCCAAGGTCCACGTCACCGCAACTATCGACGCGGCGCGTGTGGGCATTCCGGTTGATCTGCATCGCGTTGGCAATGTTGCCGTTGGTTGCGGCGGAACTTTACCTTCGCAGCACCCGGCGTGTCGACGTGTCCGACCTGGCCCGCGATCCCGTGTTTGAAACATCGGGGCAGTCATCGCTGTTCGTCCAATCGGACGACTCGTCGCGTTGGATGATTCCCGAATCACGATGGAACTTCTTTCGTCCTGCCTCGTTTGCCGCAGCAAAAGCCGCCAACGTGCGACGTATCTTCGTGCTCGGCGGGTCGACCGTCCAGGGCCGGCCTTACGAAACCGAAACCGCGTTTGCCAAATGGATGGAGTTGCGGCTACAGGCACAGGATCCGTCCCACGTCTACGAAGTCGTCAATTGTGGTGGCGTTTCCTACGCCAGTTACCGCGTCGCGATCATCTTGGACGAAATCCTGGCGCACTCGCCCGACGCGATCGTGCTGTACACCGGCCACAACGAGTTTCTGGAAGAACGCAGCTACAACACGATCGCATGGCAACGGAGTCCGCTACAGCGACTGGCCCAATCGTCTTACCTGGTCCAATCGCTGCGTCGGCGTTTGCAGCCCCCGGCGTCCCCGCGTCAGAATTTGTCGCCGGCGCTGCAAACCCGACTGGACTATGTCGACGGCATGGAACGTTATGTCCGTGACGACCAATGGCGACGCGGCGTGGTGGAGCATTTTCGCGTCACGCTAGAACGCATGATCGGCATGTGCGCCGCCGCCGAGGTTCCGTTGCTGTTGTGTGTGCCGACCAGCGATGTGGTCAAGACGCCGCCGTTTAAAGTGCTGCCGGCGGAATTGGACGACGCGTCACTGGCGGAATTCCGACGCCACTTATCGGTCGCTCAAGATCCCTCGATCGCGTTCGACCAACGCATCGCAGCCTGCGACGCGTGTTTGAAAGTTGATGCCGAGCATGCCGGAGCACACTATCTGGCCGGAAGGTTGCACTGGGAAAACGGCCGAGCAAATCAAGCGAGGTTCCATCTTTACGCGGCGCGCGATCACGACGTGTGCCCCTTGCGCGCGAGCACGCCGATCATCGAAACCCTTTTGCAGCTCGCCCAGCGGCATCGATTGAAACCGATCCGATGCGATCAATTGTTTGATCAAACCGACTCGCAGTTGAGACCGCTTCCTGATGGGATCGAGGATCCACAACGGTTCGCCGACCATATCCATCCGACGATCGCCGGGCATCAGGAAATCGCCTCGGCCGTTTCTGATTCCGTGATGGTGTTGTTTCAGATCCGCGCCAGCGAGGCCGGCGAGGAAGCGTATCGACGGAGCGCGGCGGAACATTTGGATTCGCTGGACGAAACCTATTACGCCCGCGGCAAACAGCGATTGGAAGGGCTGAAGAACTGGGCCGCCGGACGCGCCGGGAAGCTGTCGCTGGACCAGGAGTGAGTGGGACGTTGGCACCGTTCCGATTGCCCAGGCAGGGACGTCCGCCGAAACGCATCGCACACACTGCAACCGATGCCCCCACGGATAGCAGCGCGAACCCACGGATCCCAGGCTGCGAGTCATCCGTGGGTTCGCGCTGCTATCCGTGGGCTGGTTCCGGTCTTGATTGGAGGGCGATTCACTCCGCTGGGTCGCCGCCGTCCCGGCCGGGCTGTTCTGTCACACCGGAGCCAGCAGCACCGGAGCCAGTCACACCAGGGCCGCCGGATTGCGAGGGGCCGTGCAGTAGACGTTTGGCACGCTCGCGGGCCGGCGCCGCCCAGGGTTGGCCTTCGTAGAGTGTGACGATGCCTTCGAGTAACGTCCTGCGTTTCTGGTCGGGCAATTGTTCGGCGTTGTCGATCCGCCGCATCAGTTCGCTCAACTTGGGGTCTCCCGGTGAGCCGTCGGTTTCGGTCTGAGCCTGGGTCAGCCGGTCGATTTCGAATGTGGCCAACTCGACCAGACGCGACCCCTCGCCGTCTTGGTCGGCCGACTCGTTGGCAAACACGGCGATCCATTGACGCAGTTTTTCGACCGCGGCGCGCGGATCGTTCTGCCGCAATTCCATTGCTTGCAGAAACGTTGCCTCATGCAACGGCCCTTCGCTGGTTCGCAACTTGGCCTTCAACTTCAAACGCCGCACCGCCGCCTCGACACGATAGATCTGCTCCCGCTGTCGGATCTCGTCGGCCCTGGGATGATCGGGAAACAGTTTCAGGAATCGTTCCATTTCATTTTGAACTTGAAACGACTGGGCGGATTGATCCGGGGTGTCGATCTTGGCGAGCAATTCCTCCGCCGTCGGTCCACGTGTGGACAGGAACAAGAACACGGCGCCGGCGATCAGCAACAGTGAGAGCGCGGCGATCGAAACGGCGCGCAGCGCCGGGTGCTCCGTCTGGGCTTTGGGCGACACAAAGAAACCTTCGCGCACATCGCCGTCGGAAACTGTTTGAAAGTGTGTCTTGCCGCCCGAGGTGACGGAGGTGTCGATGTTGCTGGAGCCGGCGTCGCCGGCCGTTGCCCGGCTCGCGTCCTGATCGCCGTCTGGATCACCGTCTGGATCGCCGTCTGGATCACCGTCCAGTGGTGCCGTGACCGCGGTCCCGAGCACGGTCGCCTGTTTTCCGTCATGGCCCTCGGTATGCACGGTCGGCGCCGCCGGGTCGACGCTGCCCGACGCCGTCTGGCCGTCGTCATCGATGTCCCAAAACGGGAGAGTGTCTTCGGGACGCGTTTTGCCCGAGGGTGCCTTGCTGGCGTTACCGTCGGGTTTCTTTTCGGCGTCGGTGGTATCGATCTGGTGCTCCGATCGATCCGTGTCGGCGGGATGGTTGTCGGCCGGAACTTCCGGCGGCTGATGCTTGGTGTCGGTGCCGGCGGCAGCATCCGATTCATCGCCGGGGCGATCGGACAAGGTCTGCAGCCGATGCAATCCGGCGCGCATCGCTTTCAATCGATTCATCACCGCCAGTGCGGTCGGCGGTCGATCCTCGGGAAGTTTCTCCAACAGTTCCATCACGATCTGCACGACATCGTCGGGCAAATCGGGATCGACCAGGTCCAGCGAGACGGGGTCCTTGTGCTGCAGCGCCGAGATGACTTCGGTGATGTTCTTGCCGCGAAAGGGCGGCTTGCCGCACAGCATCGCGTACATCACGCAGCCCAGTGCGAACAGATCGGTCCGTGACGTGACGCCGCTGCCGTTGGCCTGTTCGGGTGCCATGTAATCGGCGGTGCCCATGATCGATCCGGCGGCGGTTTGGTCCTGGCCGAAGATCTTGCTGATGCCGAAATCCAGCAGCTTCACCGTGCCGTCGTGCTGGACGACCAGATTGGCCGGTTTTAAATCACGATGTGTCACCCCAAAATCATGGGCGTGCTTGAGTGCCGCACAAACTTGAATCGCGATCTCGATGGCCTTCATCCAAGGCAGCTTCTTTTCGCGGCGGATCAGCTCTTGCAGCGTGTCGCCTTGGACATACTCCATCGAATAGAACAGCATGCCCTGCTCCTCGCCGAACCCGATCAATTTGACGATGTTCGGATGGCTGAGCAGCTTGAGTGTTTTGATTTCGGTGTCAAATCGCCGTCGAAATCGCATTTCGTCGGACATTTGAGCCGAGATCAATTTCACCGCCACGTCCTGACCCGATTTGGCATGCTGGGCCTTGAACACCGATCCCATTCCACCCTTGCCGAGGGTCTCGCCGATTCGGTAGGGGCCAAGGTATTCGGGGGGCTTCATGTCGAATCGACGCGTGAGAAAAGACTGAGAGAAGGAGGAATCGGACCGAGAGTCAGATCGTATCTTAAGGCGAGCAAGCCGGCTTCATTAATCTAGCAGGTTTCCGGCATCAGACGTCTGGGGGGGCCGGATCCGAATTCCGCTGGCCGCCAGATTTCCGTACCATCTGGGGCATGAACACCTCGGCCCCCCCTGCTGAATCCATGCGGTCTGAAACATTGTCTGGCGATCGAACTTTGTCCGCCGAAGACCGGCCGAGCACCGAACCACCGACGGCCAAGTCGCCGATCGGGCGGACGTGGTGGCTGATCGCGCTGGCGTCGTTGATCGTGCCTTGGCTGAGCCAGCCCCCGTTGGCGTGGTGGCCGTTGGCTGCCGTCGCCGTCACGCCGCTGCTGGTTGCCGCGACACGCGCAACGATCTCGCGGCGACAGTACGCGGTGTTGTACCTGGCCGGTGCCGCTTACTGGGCGCTGACGCTGCAGGGACTGCGGTTCGCCAATCCGTTGATCTATCCCTGCTGGATCGCGCTGGCCGCCTATCTGGGGATCTATCCGATCGCCTTTGTGGTGGCGTTGCGGCGTTTGATGCGAAACGGCGTTGCGATGATTCTTGCCGCGCCGCTGGCATGGGTGGCGATCGAGTGCGTTCGCAACTACCTGTTGACCGGCATTTCCGCGACCATGCTGGGGCACACCCTGGCCGACGTCCCGACGATGATTCAAATCGCCGACTTGGGCGGCAGCTACGCGGTTTCGTTGGTGATCGTCGTCGTCAACGTGGCGTTGATTGCGGCGTGGCAGTCGCGAGGAAAAGCGGCGACCAGTACATCAACGCCGACGCATGATGAGCAGACGCGCGATGAGACGGCTGCCGAGAGACCGTTGATCGAGAAACCGTTGATCGGGGGCGTTCGGGTTTGCAGCGTTGTCGCGCTCGCGCTCGTGTCGGCTACGTTTCTGTACGGCCGGTATCGTCTCAGCCAACCGTCCCGGTCGTCAGAAACCACGATCGCGCTGATCGGACGCAACGAGCCGGTGGAATACGATCAAGACCCATCGCGGGAATTGGAATTGTTCGATGCCTACGCACAAGAATCGATCCGAACGTTCCAGTCCACGGAGCGTTCGATCGATGCGGTCGTTTGGCCCGAGTCGATGTTCACCGGCCGAATCCCTTGGATGGCCGGCGAGGGCAACGGCGCGATGGCGCGTGAATTGGGACTGACCGAGGATGAAGAGCGGGCGATGATCGCCGAGCACCGCAAGCGGTTTCAGTTTCGCGCCGCCTCCCTTCAGGCAATGCTGGCGACCCACAACGGCCCCGACGCGTCTCGACCCGCTGTGATCGGTGGCTGCGGCGTGATCGACGACGGTGCGACGACGAAGATGTACAGCGGGATCGTTCACGTGGGGGCCGACGGCCAGGTCCGCGACTGGTACGGCAAGATGCACCTGGTCATGTTCGGCGAATACATCCCGCTGGTCAAACACCTGCCGATGGTGCGAGATTGGGTGCCCAAGAATCTGGGGCTCACGCCGGGCGAACATGCCAAACGGTTCACGGTCGGCGGGACCACCTTGTGCCCCAACATTTGCATCGAGACCGCGGTCGAACGCGTCGCGATCAATCACCTGCGTGAACTCAATGACGACGATCAAGGGTTACCCGACGCGATCGTCACGGTCACCAACGACGCCTGGTTCGATGATTCCAGCGTCGTCGTGCATCACAAACGATGCGCGCAGCTGGTCGCCGTGGCCTGCCGTCGCCCGATCCTGTCGGCGGCCAACAATGGTCCGACGGTGTGGATCGACAGCAACGGCCGAGTCGTCGACGAACTGCCCCAAGGCGACAACGGATGTGTGATCGCCACGCCCGACATCGACAGCCGGACCAGTCTGGTGCTGATGATCGGTGACTGGCCGGCGCGGGCTTGCACGCTGTTGGTGTTCGCGATGCTGTGGATGCCCGGCCGACACATTGGGAAGGGCCCGTAGGCTGG containing:
- a CDS encoding thymidylate synthase; its protein translation is MLQYLRLLEDILESGSDRGDRTGVGTRSLFGRQLRFDLSDGFPLLTTKKLHIRSIIIELLWFLRGDTNIAWLNQNGVRIWDEWADENGDLGPVYGHQWRSWPTPDGETIDQIAWVENEIRTNPLSRRLIVSAWNVSEVGAMALPPCHTLFQFYVSDERLSCQLYQRSADVFLGVPFNIASYALLTMMMANVTGLKPGTFVHTFGDVHLYQNHFEQAREQLTREPKPLPELLIRRTPESIDQFVYDDFEVVRYEPHPHIKAPVAV
- a CDS encoding sugar phosphate isomerase/epimerase family protein produces the protein MLIAASTECFPGLELLGAIELASDLEFTAVEIAIHESGNVKPSELLEDMDRSIQLLRHTHRLDISGYSVQLASTGADHYQEFAKLCWLAKTTKVVTITVPSAEQGTPFNEEVEHLQKLVEIGEAEGVRVSVKSQLGCLSEDPDTLMVLCNNVDGLGITLDPSVYITGSAKGKSLDNILKFVCNVHLRDTRPDAFQVSVGQGEVDYGKLITQLEREKYDRALTVNMTPMEGLDHRVELRKLRRLLETLV
- a CDS encoding shikimate kinase, translated to MNTDRIYLTGYRGTGKTTVGKLISAQLATECVDLDDVIEQAAGKSIREIFAEGGEELFRNWESRCLGQVAADQARGRVISLGGGAILRDQNRQVIRQTGVCIWLTAGADVIADRLSTDQTTGQRRPALTDLSAVEEIRELLARREPLYRQSADFVLETDQKSPEQLAAEVVAWLSE
- the lnt gene encoding apolipoprotein N-acyltransferase, whose amino-acid sequence is MRSETLSGDRTLSAEDRPSTEPPTAKSPIGRTWWLIALASLIVPWLSQPPLAWWPLAAVAVTPLLVAATRATISRRQYAVLYLAGAAYWALTLQGLRFANPLIYPCWIALAAYLGIYPIAFVVALRRLMRNGVAMILAAPLAWVAIECVRNYLLTGISATMLGHTLADVPTMIQIADLGGSYAVSLVIVVVNVALIAAWQSRGKAATSTSTPTHDEQTRDETAAERPLIEKPLIGGVRVCSVVALALVSATFLYGRYRLSQPSRSSETTIALIGRNEPVEYDQDPSRELELFDAYAQESIRTFQSTERSIDAVVWPESMFTGRIPWMAGEGNGAMARELGLTEDEERAMIAEHRKRFQFRAASLQAMLATHNGPDASRPAVIGGCGVIDDGATTKMYSGIVHVGADGQVRDWYGKMHLVMFGEYIPLVKHLPMVRDWVPKNLGLTPGEHAKRFTVGGTTLCPNICIETAVERVAINHLRELNDDDQGLPDAIVTVTNDAWFDDSSVVVHHKRCAQLVAVACRRPILSAANNGPTVWIDSNGRVVDELPQGDNGCVIATPDIDSRTSLVLMIGDWPARACTLLVFAMLWMPGRHIGKGP
- the trxA gene encoding thioredoxin, yielding MASDAVKEFTDDNFDAEVLQADGAVLVDFWAPWCGPCRAIAPMIDQLAEENSNAKIGKLNIDDAPSVAQKFGITGIPTLLLFKNGEVEHSFRGGNTTKAALQEAIDASV
- a CDS encoding NUDIX hydrolase; amino-acid sequence: MSADDSSAEKRGGAESVDAFDSIEAFGAAVGHVLGGSAPPRLQGPLIPVTGRCFAPALSPRLSYGRHRGPARLDSRRAAVAIVVYPHRPTGRLCLTLTRRPKALSHHGGQICLPGGQIEPGESPLEAALREYREELGVSPQVIQVVGRLKPIYVFASDNLVETLVLTAGGPIGDWNPDPVEVDEVIEMPLESVVQLGGGAVASSCPPCKIITEKRDRIGKKQGTGEVFQYRFGHPAIEFSDFLGRRRVVWGATAMLLGELADAVCLAIDDRAG
- a CDS encoding SGNH/GDSL hydrolase family protein, with protein sequence MWAFRLICIALAMLPLVAAELYLRSTRRVDVSDLARDPVFETSGQSSLFVQSDDSSRWMIPESRWNFFRPASFAAAKAANVRRIFVLGGSTVQGRPYETETAFAKWMELRLQAQDPSHVYEVVNCGGVSYASYRVAIILDEILAHSPDAIVLYTGHNEFLEERSYNTIAWQRSPLQRLAQSSYLVQSLRRRLQPPASPRQNLSPALQTRLDYVDGMERYVRDDQWRRGVVEHFRVTLERMIGMCAAAEVPLLLCVPTSDVVKTPPFKVLPAELDDASLAEFRRHLSVAQDPSIAFDQRIAACDACLKVDAEHAGAHYLAGRLHWENGRANQARFHLYAARDHDVCPLRASTPIIETLLQLAQRHRLKPIRCDQLFDQTDSQLRPLPDGIEDPQRFADHIHPTIAGHQEIASAVSDSVMVLFQIRASEAGEEAYRRSAAEHLDSLDETYYARGKQRLEGLKNWAAGRAGKLSLDQE
- a CDS encoding dihydrofolate reductase, giving the protein MREPPIRTDIELERSASSPPVTAVVAMTPSGVIGLDGTMPWRLREDLQRFKKMTMGGVLVMGRKTFDSIGRALPGRRTIVVSRQRGLDYEGVELAPSPEAALQQGGDAAIYVVGGAEIYRQLIDRCDQVYLTRVLSGVRGDTRLELDLSDFHTVEQFRVPAGPRDVVPTEFFRLVRKRGNENS
- the rpsM gene encoding 30S ribosomal protein S13, which codes for MGVDIPNDKQIQYSLTYLYGVGLHTAREACEKLGVEPTRPASDLGEDELGQIAALLERDYTVEGPLRRQTTQNISRLREIKSYRGMRHRMGLPVRGQRTKTNSRTRKGPKKTVAGKKGVKDLR
- a CDS encoding serine/threonine-protein kinase yields the protein MKPPEYLGPYRIGETLGKGGMGSVFKAQHAKSGQDVAVKLISAQMSDEMRFRRRFDTEIKTLKLLSHPNIVKLIGFGEEQGMLFYSMEYVQGDTLQELIRREKKLPWMKAIEIAIQVCAALKHAHDFGVTHRDLKPANLVVQHDGTVKLLDFGISKIFGQDQTAAGSIMGTADYMAPEQANGSGVTSRTDLFALGCVMYAMLCGKPPFRGKNITEVISALQHKDPVSLDLVDPDLPDDVVQIVMELLEKLPEDRPPTALAVMNRLKAMRAGLHRLQTLSDRPGDESDAAAGTDTKHQPPEVPADNHPADTDRSEHQIDTTDAEKKPDGNASKAPSGKTRPEDTLPFWDIDDDGQTASGSVDPAAPTVHTEGHDGKQATVLGTAVTAPLDGDPDGDPDGDPDGDQDASRATAGDAGSSNIDTSVTSGGKTHFQTVSDGDVREGFFVSPKAQTEHPALRAVSIAALSLLLIAGAVFLFLSTRGPTAEELLAKIDTPDQSAQSFQVQNEMERFLKLFPDHPRADEIRQREQIYRVEAAVRRLKLKAKLRTSEGPLHEATFLQAMELRQNDPRAAVEKLRQWIAVFANESADQDGEGSRLVELATFEIDRLTQAQTETDGSPGDPKLSELMRRIDNAEQLPDQKRRTLLEGIVTLYEGQPWAAPARERAKRLLHGPSQSGGPGVTGSGAAGSGVTEQPGRDGGDPAE
- the rpsK gene encoding 30S ribosomal protein S11 — translated: MAKSNKKKRVRRNVTNGIAHVHATFNNTTVTITDVKGDTLCWASAGTSGFKGSRKSTPFAGQCAAQQAAEKAAKFGMRDVEVRVKGPGSGRESAITALQAAGLKVKLIEDVTPIPHNGCRPRKKRRV